A stretch of Helicobacter pylori oki112 DNA encodes these proteins:
- a CDS encoding helix-turn-helix domain-containing protein, with protein MESKINRLSAKIDALLEQQKRVISLLEAYLSVYPTQEASNKFFKSVSQGMELAPEIAQEDEEKRLYVLQYLSHVDITKNKQDSQLKKDCLEFIQRFNVPKPIMVTALYNLRGIKPTKKEVAKQLQKLYVWEKRYQQGGIDALKDRRGRPLKKP; from the coding sequence ATGGAAAGTAAAATAAATCGTTTGAGTGCCAAGATAGACGCACTATTGGAACAGCAAAAAAGAGTGATTTCTTTACTAGAAGCTTATTTGAGCGTTTATCCCACCCAAGAGGCTTCAAATAAGTTTTTTAAAAGCGTTAGTCAAGGGATGGAGTTAGCCCCAGAAATCGCGCAAGAAGATGAAGAAAAACGCCTTTATGTGTTGCAATATTTAAGCCATGTGGATATTACTAAAAACAAGCAAGACTCCCAGCTCAAAAAAGATTGTTTGGAATTTATTCAAAGGTTTAATGTCCCAAAGCCCATTATGGTTACTGCTCTTTATAACCTTAGGGGCATTAAGCCCACTAAAAAAGAAGTAGCGAAGCAATTGCAAAAACTCTATGTGTGGGAGAAGCGTTACCAACAAGGGGGGATAGACGCTTTAAAAGACAGGCGTGGGAGACCCCTTAAAAAACCTTAA
- a CDS encoding NifS family cysteine desulfurase, with product MLQRIYLDNNATTRIDPKVKEIMDPFLRDHYGNPSSLHQFGTETHPAIAEALDKLYKGINARDIDDVIITSCATESNNWVLKGVYFDECLKKGKNHIVTTVAEHPAVRSTCNFLESLGVEVTYLPINEHGSITADQVKEAITEKTALVSVMWANNETGLIFPIEEIGAICKEKGVLFHTDAVQAIGKIPVDVLKANVDFLSFSAHKFHGPKGIGGLYIRSGVGLTPLFHGGEHMNGRRSGTLNVPYIVGMGEAMKLAVEHLDYEKEVVGKLRDKLEEALLKIPDVMVVGDRIHRVPNTTLISVRGIEGEAMLWDLNRSNIAASTGSACASEDLEANPVMVAIGASKELAHTAIRLSLSRFNTEAEIDKTIEVFSQAAIRLRNISSSY from the coding sequence TTGTTACAACGAATTTATTTAGACAATAACGCTACGACTAGGATTGACCCTAAAGTTAAAGAGATCATGGATCCTTTTTTAAGGGATCATTATGGGAATCCTAGCTCGTTACACCAGTTTGGCACAGAAACCCACCCGGCCATTGCAGAAGCATTGGATAAGCTTTATAAGGGCATTAACGCTAGGGATATAGATGATGTGATCATCACTTCTTGCGCGACAGAAAGCAATAATTGGGTTTTAAAGGGCGTGTATTTTGATGAATGTTTGAAAAAGGGCAAAAACCATATTGTAACCACGGTTGCAGAGCATCCGGCGGTGCGATCCACTTGTAATTTTTTAGAAAGCTTGGGGGTGGAGGTTACTTACTTGCCTATTAATGAGCATGGGAGTATCACCGCCGATCAAGTCAAAGAAGCGATCACAGAAAAAACCGCTTTAGTGAGCGTGATGTGGGCGAATAATGAAACCGGTCTCATTTTCCCTATTGAAGAAATTGGGGCTATCTGTAAAGAAAAGGGCGTGTTGTTCCATACCGATGCGGTGCAAGCGATTGGTAAAATCCCTGTAGATGTGTTGAAAGCGAATGTAGATTTCCTTTCTTTTAGTGCGCACAAGTTTCATGGGCCTAAAGGCATTGGGGGATTGTATATTAGAAGTGGGGTGGGATTGACCCCTCTTTTTCATGGCGGGGAGCATATGAATGGCAGGCGCAGCGGGACTTTGAATGTGCCTTATATTGTGGGCATGGGCGAAGCGATGAAATTAGCCGTAGAGCATTTAGACTATGAAAAAGAAGTGGTAGGGAAGTTGCGTGATAAATTAGAAGAAGCGCTTTTGAAAATCCCTGATGTGATGGTGGTAGGCGATCGAATCCATCGTGTGCCTAACACGACTTTAATCAGCGTGAGAGGGATTGAAGGAGAGGCCATGCTGTGGGATTTGAATCGCTCTAATATCGCCGCTTCCACAGGGAGTGCATGCGCGAGTGAGGATTTAGAGGCTAATCCTGTCATGGTAGCGATTGGAGCGAGTAAGGAATTAGCTCATACCGCTATCAGGCTTTCATTGAGCCGTTTTAACACGGAAGCTGAAATTGATAAAACGATTGAAGTTTTCTCTCAAGCGGCTATAAGATTGAGAAACATTTCAAGCTCTTATTAA